From one bacterium genomic stretch:
- a CDS encoding thiamine pyrophosphate-dependent enzyme, with product MTTIYDLAKAPERLTGGHRLCSGCGAPICVREILANIKEPVVAITATGCLEVSTSVYPYSAWNIPWIHSAFENAPATASGIVEAYNALRRQGKISREIKFVVFGGDGSSYDIGLQSLSGALERGHKFLYVCYNNEAYMNTGDQRSGASPLGAMTSTTPVGKISYGKNQRRKNLTEIVAAHNIPFAAQASIHLWPDIASKVQKAMAVDGPSFINILSPCQLFWGHPPNLTIKIAKLAVETGLWPLYEIENGKYKINYTPAKLLPVGDWIKSQVRFKHLLLPENQPIVEKIQKGVDEQWKELKAKVEATNK from the coding sequence ATGACCACTATCTACGATCTCGCAAAAGCTCCGGAAAGACTGACCGGCGGACACCGCCTTTGTTCGGGTTGCGGCGCTCCGATTTGTGTCCGTGAAATTTTAGCCAACATCAAAGAACCGGTCGTAGCGATAACCGCAACCGGATGCCTGGAAGTTTCCACTTCCGTATATCCTTATTCGGCTTGGAATATTCCCTGGATCCATAGCGCTTTTGAAAACGCCCCGGCAACCGCTTCGGGAATCGTTGAGGCATACAACGCTTTGCGCCGCCAAGGAAAAATCAGCCGAGAAATAAAATTCGTGGTTTTTGGCGGAGACGGTTCAAGCTATGACATCGGGCTGCAAAGCTTGTCGGGAGCGCTGGAGCGCGGACATAAATTTCTTTATGTTTGCTACAACAATGAAGCCTATATGAATACGGGGGATCAGCGCTCGGGAGCCAGTCCTTTGGGCGCGATGACCAGCACAACCCCTGTGGGAAAAATCAGTTATGGAAAAAATCAGCGCCGCAAGAACTTAACTGAAATTGTTGCGGCTCACAATATTCCGTTCGCCGCGCAAGCCTCGATTCACCTTTGGCCAGACATCGCCTCAAAAGTTCAAAAAGCCATGGCGGTTGACGGCCCTTCATTTATTAATATTTTAAGCCCGTGCCAATTATTCTGGGGCCATCCGCCGAATTTAACGATTAAAATAGCTAAGTTGGCGGTAGAAACAGGGCTGTGGCCGTTGTATGAAATCGAGAATGGCAAATATAAAATCAACTACACGCCTGCCAAACTTTTGCCGGTAGGCGATTGGATCAAATCACAGGTCAGATTCAAACATTTATTGCTTCCGGAAAACCAGCCGATCGTTGAAAAAATACAAAAAGGAGTGGACGAGCAGTGGAAAGAATTAAAGGCAAAAGTCGAAGCAACGAATAAATAA